A stretch of DNA from Temnothorax longispinosus isolate EJ_2023e chromosome 2, Tlon_JGU_v1, whole genome shotgun sequence:
TGCTACTTTGTGCTTAGCTAAGCAGAGATTCGGCAAAACGCAGCCAATCTTGAAATGTATTTCGAACTCAAATCTGAGACGATTTTTCCttttccgaaattttttccgaAGCTTagtttttgaattataaaaagaaatagttaACTTTATTTTGTCAGTTGGATGTAATTCTAGTCTTCTTGGATGTAATCGTGGTCAAAAAGGTTTTCCGACTTTTTGCGATAAGTTTCGGAACTCTGCCATGTGAGAGATGACAGCCTCTGCTCAGTGCTCACGGACTTGCGGAGCGACGCATTATTAGAGCAGAATAGCAGATGAATCATGTATACGAggtgttaataaataagtgcCTGCCAAATAGACATCATACACCTGGTGtctatcattaattaaaagctTTTAATCATCTTATATGTATGTCTCTAGTCACCATCCCCTAATATtcattcatattatattttcaattgtgataaaattatatttcacgtaatttcttttttatagatattaaaatgccTATTTACCTCCTTATggatgtattaatattttacacttttttataGCATTGCTCACTAATCAATCATTTTACTTACCGTTCTCTGCTCACATTCCTTCCCGTGCCCTATTAGTCTGTGTGTGTATTGTATAGAACACAAGGGggaaataagagaaagaagatAGAAGAGAAGGATATTCAACGATAAGGAAATCTTCTTTGAAATCTTCTTTTGGTAATTTTCCTTTAATCCATCCTCGAGCCCGGCTATATTTTGCCCTTTTAGTTgaactaattaataatacgattaattcgggtactattattaataatatatatgtatatgcatataagtACTATTCCGTTAATGTaaacgaattattaattttttgttattcaaTGCAGGAAGAGGGAATTATATGACTGAAAACTGTTATTGCTATATACACAGTGTCACTATATATACACTCTGCATTCTTGAATTGATCTCAGGGGATGCCTCAGGAGGTACATTTTGCTTGAATCTGGATGATCGTACAGATCGTACAGATCATGGAGACTTGGACTCGAGttcaacataaaatataacaaatttttcgggtttgtttttttatatatatagcaataGCAGATTCTTGTGTTTCTTATCTTTGCTCCATTTCTTCCTCTCCAGTGTGTCTAcattatagtatattatttcattctaaATGCAGAGAGCGTAACAATGCAGCTTATAAAAACCTATCTCTAACTACGACTTAGACAGAGCGACCAGGAACATCATTCCTACCGGCACGTGAATGTGTGTGAATGCGAATGGCGACGCGGCTGCGACAATTCACATTGCACGTCGCAGTAGCCTGAGTCTGCACGTGACATGTATGTACCTGTTTGGGctagaaatttttgaaagtttcTACGGAAactaatcatatatatatctgattATCTTTCTCAATTGGATTTATTGGATTTGGATATTAGCTACATATAGGCTCCCTGCATTGCCTATGAAGGAGGTTGCCTAGTAACACAGACCCTTCTATTCCTTTTATCAGGGAGGAATCCTCAAGACACCTCAAGAAGAGGGCTGTGACAATCCGGAAATGTGATtcatgcgcgcgcgcaagagagagacagaatgCGACAGCTCCGATTATCGCAGACCTAAGACCTAACCCGGCCCGGAGCTGGCCGAGCGTCTCTCcctgccgccgcgccgctctgATAGGTGACGTATGATAcccgacggcggcggcggcggcggcggccgtcTCTCGACCGTCCGTCGTTCGTGCTCGTTCCTGGTCGGTCAGTACCAGTCAGTACGCGTAGTCGGTACGGTGCGCGTGGTTCTCGGGGTTGGCTCGCGCATGAATGCACGCAAACCGTTCGCTCTCCGTCACTCTCCCCATCTCGCGTCGTCACCCTCCTTCGCGGCGAGACGGATCAGCTCTGCATAGTATGACTGACTCCCAAATCGAGATGCATTACACGGATTACACCCCGCCGACGTCGGACACCATCCAGACGAAGCCGTTCCCGATACGAGGTAATATTTTGAGAGTCCTCTCCtgctctctccttctctctttctcgcgcaCGTACGACATATACCCCAactatatatctctctctgtctctccctccctccctctcctctctcccttcGTCGCCCCTCCCCCACGCACTCGTAAGGTCGAACACGTGCGAGGAACGTGAGCTCGCGATTGCGATTCGGAGGAAGTTCAAGGTCTCCGATCTCGCGGTCAATGTACCGGGTGTCTTCTCCCCCGTATATGCGATCGACCACACCGGTTCGCCGTCTCGGTGATCGGCGCGatttccccctcccccccgccCCCGTCGGCGGAAAACGCGAGTGGGAAAACGTGCGTGTTCAACCCGCTCGAGGAGAAAGCACGCGGTTCGATTTTCTGGTTCAAGAATTGATTatgtgtattttcttttttaggaACGACAGAAGATAAAATCCTATTTGTTTACCTGATATCTTTATCTCCAATGTAAAGACGATAAAGAATTTAACGATCGTGGCGTCTACTTGAGATCTTTTTAACTGCATTGTCTTGTGTATCTTTCTAATTATCCTGCGTTATTATGCAGCTTTTTTTCTCGTCGTAACGACTTATTTTaacaagaaagaaaacaatgagataaaagaacaaatatttatctctTCTTGTGTTCGTtcctatcattttttaatctttttctggtcttaagaattaaaaaaagataaaaaaataaccatcgataaaacaattattgtcTTCCTGAAGGAAAATTTTGACAAGCGGAACATAATATACTTGACGCATGTGGCATATCGCGTTGGGACTGCAAGATTAAAATCATCGCTTTTTATTCCACTAGCAACCTTGAGCAACTCAACCCGAGGAACTCAACGCCAAAAAGCGAAAAGAATCTCTCTTTTCCGAGTGTGCTGACGGAATTGGCTACGTTTCATTTCCTTCGCGCGCGAGgacaaataatttcatattattatgcatattatCGCCTTTCGAGGAAGCAGACTCGTTAGATAAATATCGTTCCGAAGAAGATAACGCGCCAAGCGCATCAAAGATATCCGAGGAAAAAAGGATAATGTCaatcaacatattaaaaaaattataataattctgtaTGTATCCGCGTATGAAAAAgcgattataatatatcttcaaCTCCAAGTCGATAAGACTGGCCACTTGAGATTATTATGACTCATTTTGACTGAAGATACGCAAATGCAAAACCGGGCACGCACTACAGACCTTACTCttcaggcaggcaggcaggcttATTTATCGACGGATTATGATAAACAACAGCGATACgattgaagaaataattataataataattatattttaaaaagagtcAAAAGACCTCGAGTAAATTCCCTAAAGTATCTTATCTTTCTTCGAATATATGTATCTCAGCCATACCTTGACTCTCAAGTGTATCtgtatgttatattatatcttgatatCTCATAATCTCAGACATTCTTTAGAGAAATTCGAGATTCGCGATTAGAATGATAGAATTGCGCGCGTATTATACATTCTACTTATCGCGCAAGAGGTGTCAGATTTAGACGAAAAACAATTTTCCAAGTGTCTCGTATTGGTATATGATTAGATCTAGTTCTAGTTTCGTAAGAAAGTTAAAAGACGTCGCATTTAAGTCACTTACAAGATGATGTAACGACGAAGgtcttgtataaaatttaatatgttttttttatattatatatatatacatatatatatatatatatatatatatatgtaacatttatgtaaaattataacacataaaatttgtgtcaaacatatatatatatatatatatatatatatatatatatatatatatatattattataattttaattttgtgtgtttgtgtgtgtgtgtgcgtgtgtgtgtacatgCACACATACAACTGTAAACCACAGTTCTAGCAAAATTACAGctgataatatattaattgcgaAATCAGAACAAACATCTGTCGCGCGGAAACGGAATTTGGCATATCTTGATACTGTAATATTGAAGCTGATTTTGGGTTATTGTACTATATAACTGGCATTATAATCAATTTGACATAACATTCAATTTAAACAGATGAAACAGAAATAACTCGGTCAGTTAAGGGATTAACGATCTCTCATGTATTTAATTTCCTGGAATTTATTTCTCGTCCAATATCAAATTCTATTAGATAcgtaattttcatattttcatcTTCTCCGTAGGTGAACGTGCGAATTTCGTGAACAAGCCTCATGTGATTGCGATGGTCGGGCTGCCGGCTCGCGGCAAGACCTACATATCCAAGAAACTGTGCCGATATCTCAATTGGATCGGCATCAACACGAAGGTCTTCAACCTGGGCGAGTACAGGCGGCACGCCACCACGGCCTATCAATGCCACGACTTCTTCCGTCCCGACAACATAAAGGCCATGGCGATACGCACGCAGTGCGCAAAGGACGCTTTGAACGACGTCTGCCAGTGGCTGGAGAGCGGCGACGGCGAGGTGGCCGTCTTCGACGCCACCAATTCGACGGTCGAGAGACGCCAGCTTATACGCGACATTGTCGTATGCCAGATGGGCTTCAAGCTCTTCTTCGTCGAGTCGGTGTGCAATGATCCGGAGATCGTCGAGCAGAATATTATGGAAGTATGTACTTGAGAAACAGAAGGTAGCCAGCTGGACAATGTTATACTTTACACTACatacatgaaaattaattaatatcaagtCTCTTCAGTTTAACTTTTGCGattaataagattaatattgtaaaaatggTTTTGAAGAATGTTGAGCAGAATATTATGGAAGTACCGGTTTGTTATTACGTCACAGTCTCTcgtaaattaacaattaatgatttatattaataaatataggatttacaaatttatatgttcCATAAAGATGATTTCTATTGCAAGGTAAAAGTCAGTAGTCCGGATTACGCGAATATGAAGAAGGAGGATGTGCTCGCGGATTTCATGCTGCGAATCGAGCACTATCAGGAGAAATACCAGCCGTTGGACGAGGAGCGCGAAAGCGACCTGTCGTTCATGAAAATATACAACACTGGCGAGAAGGTGCTGGTCCATAAGCACGAAGGCCATATACAAAGTAGAATAGTTTACTATCTTATGAACATTCATATTGTGCCACGCACGATTTACTTGACCAGACACGGTGAGAGCCTGATGAACATCGATGGCAGGATAGGCGGCGATTCGGACTTGAGCGAGCGGGGACATGAATATGCCAAGGCATTAGCAGAATATATCAGTAATCAGAACATACAGGTAGCTTTCCTTGACCTTttcaacatataatttatcgatttaattattatatgcttttatataaatatatatatatatatatatatatatatatatatatatagcaataaaaattgttatttaattttgattctgATCATTATAGTtccgttttttaataatatgaagATAAACAGATACGAccatttaagaaaattataattgaggATAAATACTACATATTCAAAGATTAAAATGTGCATACTTTACATGAATTATGTAAAGCATTGTTGTTCTCCGCATGTTACTTTGATCGCGATCACTTGACTCTTGAAGTAATCTTATCCCGTGTTATGTTAAACAGTTAAACGACATTGTATCTGCATATAGGGTTTAAGAGTTTGGACTAGCTGGCTGAAGAGAACCATTCAGACCGCGGTTGACGTAAAGGCACCGCAGGAAAGGTGGAAGGCTCTCAACGAAATTGACGCCGTAAGTTAAAGCGTTGGATAGACTAGctaattaatcaatttctcATCTTTGCCTCTCTTTGTGAATCACAGGGTATTTGTGAAGAGATGAGTTATGAAGAAATCGCCTCGAAATATCCTACGGACTTTGCCGCGAGAGATCAAAACAAATTCTCGTATCGTTATCCAAGAGGGGAGAGTTACGAAGATCTCGTTGCACGACTGGAGCCCGTGATAATGGAGCTGGAACGTCAGGGTAACGTTTTAGTCGTCTGTCATCAAGCGGTCATACGGTGTTTACTCGCGTACTTCTTGGACAAAAATGCAGGTCAGTATATAtctcataatttattatttatttattattatttaatatctcataGGATATTGAAATCTGTTCTCGATTAATTGCATGTGCAAATAAAATGATTCGAGTCGTCAGTGCTCGATGCGTAACACGCCTGAGCACGTGATGACGGTCAAGAATGGAGATATTGGAGTATCGAGACGCTAAGTGCAACTTTTGACCTTCGACgtattaaaatgtatcgagaaaataaatgataaatggTCGTGCACACAAAAGCGGATTATAGTGACGTAATTGTCTGCTCGATCGTGTGGCGGAGTAGCTATTCTTATTCTCTTTGTAcaaattcttctttaataCGACCATTAACACGCAGAAACAAATATCCGAGCTGtccgtttttttatttctatatggTTGGTCCAAATTGTTCCTATTTCAGATCAAGGTCTTCCTATTTCAGATGAATTACCGTACTTAGAAGTACCTTTGCATACCATTGTGAAATTAACACCGGTCGCCTACGGCTGCAAGATGGAAAAGATTCACCTGCCGATAGACGCCGTGGACACTCATCGGCCGAAACCAAAGGTAGAAATTATCATATCAAAGTCGTAACAACTGTGTTTTCCTCCCTCGAGCGTGCTTTATTTGCTGAGAATGGAGATGGCGAGAGCAAGTACCTTCCCGCTTGCTTGCTAATTTTCCGGCACCGAAACTCTACaccgataaaatatttaattcctaTGCGTCGCTTATGTTTTAATGTTCCCAGAGTACCTGACACTGTTAGCTATAGTGGAAAAAACGAGTTATTTTCTTGTATCTAATCAAAACCTCATCCTGAAATCATTTGCATCCGTCAAAAAACAAACCACTTTTATGAACTTCCATAAAATTTCGTCGCATGCATTTTTCCTATGGATCTGGGACACAAACGTGTTACCTGTGTGctttactataaattttatatgtttacgttatataaaatcatgttGTTATATAACGTCACATAATGTTAGCCTTGTTTGAATTGTTAAAAGATTGTTTTTACAATCATATTCTTGCTGGACAATTATTAatctgtatttatatttatctgtgCTATTTTTTCAGAAAGTACAAGTATAAGCATCGATATTGCGAAATTGTTATGGTACTAAACACTAATATGTATTCATATATTAAGCTTATTCACAGCGATACGATGACAACagtttttagaatttatatttattaatgtaatggTTGTcgataattatgtagaaaattaaacatatatgcCGATCGATTAGGAAAAGTAACGAATTCAGTTacgatagaattaaataatatatttttgaagattgtatcttttagttaaaaaacttatgagattaattatattcggGCAATATATCTATAGAGGATTAACAGAACGCAAGTGTAGACGACACACGTAAATGGATTGTATCTCCTTACACAAGGCAAATTATACTTATACATGtgcaatattatacatatattcttgcGTAAGATAACGATAGCACCGCGAGGGCAAAGTTATCCATTAAAGGCTCAAAGGTCGGAGCTGTAGCATAGCAGCTGATCTCGATTGTTTCAATGCTAATAAAGTCTCTTTGTGGCAAATCTGGTAGAGCATGTATCCtcgatagagaaaaatatatcctTCTCAGTCTGCGTTTATTATGTAGAttgctctttttctctccgcAGCGCACGTATCTCGGTAAACGCTAAAATGCCTGTTGTGgaacttttcaattttcagaTCCCGGGATATCTAGACGAGCAATTCCGAGGGAAGGGGAAGCTACTACGCACGTGATAACAACGAATTTCGTAAAGCACGACGCAGCTATTCCCTACCGTTGATATACCGAGACACTGAAGCAGCATAGATTCGGCAGCTGGCTGCCGCCCGCCCCTTCTCGCGTACGTGAATCAACGCGCATCCGAGCCCTTTTCTTCCTACACGTGTCAAAAAGCGAGCTAGAGACGAAGCGCGATCGACGGTGTGCCCTATGAAAAGCCCATAGGGCACGAGTGGAAGATCCTCCGCGACGACGCAGGTTCCGTGCGACGATCGCATACACGCTGCGGCGCGTGTgttttgtgatttttatattttttgattggcGTTTAGGTAGGTAGCGAGAAGAACATATTGTGATACAGGGATGATCGTCGACGTGAAGAGCCTGATGAACGTGTGTATAACGCGTTTTTTAGACGACAAGATTGATTTTTCTAGACAAGCGTATGGACTCGCGCGTGTGTCCTTCGACCAGTGCGCGCCTTGAAGTATTTGCTTCTTGCCGGAGAAAAGTATATATCCTGACAGACAATATACTTACACGATGTTTACATGTGGTTCCACAACAGAATCCTATGTATCCCTTTCTCGTTCGGCAGATACTTCGAAGCGCTCTCTCGCGAATCTGAAAGCagatttttcttctcttttttttttacatccatATTTCAAACATTATCTTGAAAATTGTCGGATGCTTAGAGACTTCCAGGAGGCGGATCCAAGTATCGTAAAATTGTGACGTTGATAATAATACACTCGACTACGTAAAGGTATTCGAGACATATAGTACAATACCTTAGATTGTGCGATAAATACTTCCGATTCAAGCTAACGAACACGTTACAATTCAGTCCGTTGTCTAACATATACGTTGCGATCTTGTATATTAAGTAGCTGAATTACGGATTTCGATTATGGATATGTATCTCGATCGAtgagaaacatatatataataaataacacatGCAATTTTATGAGTTCATCTACTGATTTAGATATTCCTGTTTGACGAGTTATGTAGGAGAGATTTATTCTGCGAACTGCACGTTGTTTATTCAGAACACGAATGTGTTTTTATTCGGTATACATGACGAATATTAATGCAAGATATTAATTAGGATGTAAGcttcttcaatatttttctacagATTGCAggaggaaaaataaaaggtaagcgtgtttatgaaaattatacaaaaagttATACAGGATATATTTCTGGCGAAGAAGCGGAGATggatagaataaaattttatttttaattactaagaTATTGGttttttctcacaaaaatGTATTCTACATTTTCGAATATATCCCGATGAAcgatatattgaatttatatttaaactacGCGCTGATGCGCCGCCATATTGATTTCTAGTATTTCCGGCGTCCGTTACGTAGCGCTGAAAAATTGcagtttataatttacatgagAAAAAACTTGGAAGCATTGAAAAAGTGAATgttcgaataatttttcagaatCGCGACTTTATTAAAGATATGTGATTTTTCAAGCTTATCACGAACGTAATGGCATCTACGAACGAGTTCGGTCCAGATTCTGGTGGTAGAGTAAAGGTaacctaaaaaataatagtgaaCAACTGTATTGATAGgtttgttttttattgctgCGTTGGACCGCGCTATAACTCCCTTTCTCGCTTTCgctaaatttcaaaaatacatCTATTTCACTTAAAGTACAGAGAATGTATACTAGttcagttaaataaaaaacatacataaTATTGATTACATAACCTACAATATTTTGGCGTCATAAGATTtgcatgataaaaattaatttttaaaacttgacATGTTACTTTATTGAATGGTTTGCTCGTGACAGGGCGTTACCATAGTCAAGCCTATAGTTTACGGAAATGTAGCACGTTACTTTGGCAAGAAGAGGGAAGAGGATGGACACACGCATCAATGGACCGTGTACGTCAAGCCGTACCACAACGAGGATATGTCCACCTACGTGAAGAAGGTGCATTTCAAGTTGCACGAGAGTTACAACAATCCTAATCGTATTGTGACGAAGCCGCCGTACGAGTTGACGGAAACGGGCTGGGGAGAATTCGAGATAGTCATTAAGATCTACTTTCACGATCCGAACGAACGTCCCGTAAGTttaagagatagaaagatacTTGCCGAATTCGAGTGTTATTTTATCAGCCGTAAAAAAGTGAATTAATTTCAGGTAACAATATATCACATACTGAAATTGTTTCAATCGACGCCTGAGATACAGTTGGGGAAGAAAAGTCTAGTGTCCGAATTTTACGAGGAGATAGTTTTTCAAGATCCAACCGCGTTGATGCAACATCTACTAAGTTCCAGTAGACCTATAACGCTCGGGGTTTGGCGACACAATACAGACTGTTCGTATAATTGTGCTGTAATTGTCTTGCCTTGGATTAATTCGAtgataatttaacaaatttataattattcctGCAGTTGAGGCATTGAAGGAATCTACGATGAAGGACATCATGGAGGCACGCAACAAGATAAGACTCGAAGTGATAGATTTGAAAGAGAAATTGACCCTGGCGAAAGAGACTATCGCAAAATTCAAGGAGGAGATCGCAAAGATTTCCAAAGCTGGCGGAAGTTTATCCGTCGCCTAATTACATCATTTCCAGATGGATATCGAAGAAAACGACTATTTGTTGGCTTGGGCTAACGAATACAGGACCTGTTTCCATGTATAAAGTGTACataatttcgtaattataactaaattttattctaattaattttaagaatttttattacattgtatatCTAACGTGATTAccgttaagaaaataaaatttcctctATTCTGCAACGTGGACGGCGTTTAGGTATTAGTTATAAGCACTCACAATAAAGTTTATCTCTAATTTCAAATGCTTTATGTAGCTTATTTTAGTTCAAGAAGGTTATATTGTGGgatatatgcaaaaaaaatctatCGCCCTGAAATGAACAAAATTGTGTCGAGACTCTTCGTTACGTTTGATAGCAGTGATTTTGATGGATCGGTAAGATGTTTCTATTTGATTAAGCCTATGACGATAAGATGGTAATGTTCTATTAAAATTGATGATAACGTAACCCGATTTCTCAACTCGCGAAaacaaagtattaaaataataatcaaaagcGCGACTAACACCAAGTATAGCAATTCTCTAGAAAAAGAAACTCTAGAATTActagaaaagataaaaacaggGTAAAGGTCAGCATATGCGAAGAACGGGATCCATTTAGAATAGAAATACGGTCTTTGTGTCGAAAGTGTGTTTCAGATAAAGTTCCTGAAACTTTTGTAACATAAATGGttgtaatacaaaaattacaagataaacgatttatattatattagtctATTAAGGATAGTCTGTTACTTTGTTCGAGAAAACGaggtttttaaaatgttttgagatattagaaatttatatatcccCTAAGCTAAAAGTTGCGGCATCAGCAGCATGCAATACAGCCCGATAATTAAATGGCTGTTATCGCGCGTGTAAACGCTGTCGACGCGGGGGATGTGATGTAAACATACGTCAGGATTGCTACATACACGTATACGAATGTAAGTACGCACGCGACGCCGCCGGCGCAGCGCTCCGATATAAACCGCCGTTGCTCCCCAGCGGGATCGGAGcagcttgaaaaaaaaatcagctctctctctctcaatctcTTCCCATCCGAGAGATGAGCGCGGTCGCCGAGAAAACGTGAGCATTGTGTTACGGGTTTTCATTCATCGCGTCGGATCGTCGCGCACCGTCCCGTTTCATCGTCCTCGTTCATCGACTATTCTTGACCCAATCTCGCCCAGTTGTGTGCCGCTTTAGCCGGCGGCGCGTGATTCACACAAGTGTTACGTAACAATCGACCGGCCAGTCACTCTGACGCGGCTACGCGAAGTGCGAGGTGTTTAAAGAGTCACTTTTCTTTCCTGCTTTCGACTTGTGTCGGAACACACGTTCTCTCAATGAAGACTCGCGATCGAGTCCTAAACTCCTATtcaaaatgaattaaaataagatcttTAAGTCTTTCGGAGATTGTTTTGATGAATTTGCAGACTGACAAATGGTCTTTTACACGATGgtcttttactttttcattaataaaatatctgacGAAAAAGTTTATGAAAAGTGACTCTCTAAGTGGGACACCCTATATAGCGCGTTTATGCTCGATAACTTCCGGGAACGCGAGTGATATGGTGAATCAAAAGGAATTCGTAGTTCAGtttgtaaaattgataatCGAAATCACTTTACTAAATCAAAATGAATTAAGAATAATCGATAGTGactttgtgaaaaatattctcgTTACGAACTAATAactttttcgttaaaaagagtatattaagaatttcccaattctttacatataatatatattaaatttaattttataatttatgtaatataggAAGACAACaaatcttttaatacttttcataCGAATCTTATTTTACTATTGCACGTGACGactatttatttacaaatacaaACGCTATATTATTCGcgcaaatattgataaaaattgataaaattaaaatagaaaatattagatcgattgaaagatttattttctttccttttccttttgcACTAACGAACAGAGTAACAAATGAACTGTCCAACGTGTTCGTAGATTAGGAtaaggaaggaaaaaagataattttatagtgTCTCCGACAATTATCGCGTTTTCGACCTATCTCTAAACGTTCCAACATTTACATAGATTAGaataaggaaaagaaagaagataatttttcagtGTATCCGACAATATATTATCGCGTTggattactatttttaaataaactttccAACATTCGTAAATTAGGATAAGGAAAggaaataagataattttttttttactttcgacTATCTCTAACTCCTCAACTTCTATTTTCCTCAGACCGGGCGTGGAGTTCGCGATCGGCGCCCTGGCGGCGGTGGGCGCCGGCTTCTTCACGAACCCCATGGACGTGGTGAAGGTGCGGCTGCAGTTGCAGGGTGAGCTGGAGGCCCGGGGCTCGTACACGAAGATCTACAAGAACACCCTGCACGCCGCGTATCTCATAGCCAAGCACGAGGGCGTGCTGGCCCTGCAGGCGGGTCTCGTGCCCGCGCTCGCCTTCCAGGTGGTGCTCAACGGCATCCGCCTGGGTGTGTACAAGTCCGCTCAGAGGTACGAGCTGATCGTCGACAAGCGAGGCAACACCGATGTCCTGCGGACCACCCTGGTGTCCGGCACGGCCGGCTGCCTCGGCGCCGTCCTCGGCAGTCCGTTGTACCTGGTAATCATCTACTCGATCGCCCTTGAGTCTCTTTATTCATCAAGATATATACACTATAACTCGAAATTGATTCTTCCGTTGACTGGTTCCTTCTCTCtcatatatacaaaattatacacatatatactcCACCTGTTACAATGAGGATTTTTAAAAtcctcatttcaagatttaatGGCACCTGCCCGTTCGAGAACTTGAAGGATATTTTACATCAGATTTGCCACGAAGTGTGatcttgaataaaattaattacgaaataGATTTACAAGATAcggcataaaataaaataaaaagtatggTTGCTCGCAAGTGAACACGTACAAATGTCTCTGGCCAAAAGTTGATTTAATAAAggtataagatataaaaaaaatacctttGCCTAGAAATGTAGGTAATAAGTTTCGGGTCGGCGCGCTACACTTCGCACGTGGATTAATCGGGGATcgtatgtacaattatttcaGGTCAAGACGCAGTTACAGGCGCAATCCGCGAAATCCATCGCCGTAGGT
This window harbors:
- the Pfrx gene encoding 6-phosphofructo-2-kinase/fructose-2,6-bisphosphatase 1 isoform X2, producing MHANRSLSVTLPISRRHPPSRRDGSALHSMTDSQIEMHYTDYTPPTSDTIQTKPFPIRGERANFVNKPHVIAMVGLPARGKTYISKKLCRYLNWIGINTKVFNLGEYRRHATTAYQCHDFFRPDNIKAMAIRTQCAKDALNDVCQWLESGDGEVAVFDATNSTVERRQLIRDIVVCQMGFKLFFVESVCNDPEIVEQNIMEVKVSSPDYANMKKEDVLADFMLRIEHYQEKYQPLDEERESDLSFMKIYNTGEKVLVHKHEGHIQSRIVYYLMNIHIVPRTIYLTRHGESLMNIDGRIGGDSDLSERGHEYAKALAEYISNQNIQGLRVWTSWLKRTIQTAVDVKAPQERWKALNEIDAGICEEMSYEEIASKYPTDFAARDQNKFSYRYPRGESYEDLVARLEPVIMELERQGNVLVVCHQAVIRCLLAYFLDKNADELPYLEVPLHTIVKLTPVAYGCKMEKIHLPIDAVDTHRPKPKIPGYLDEQFRGKGKLLRT
- the Pfrx gene encoding 6-phosphofructo-2-kinase/fructose-2,6-bisphosphatase 1 isoform X3, which gives rise to MHANRSLSVTLPISRRHPPSRRDGSALHSMTDSQIEMHYTDYTPPTSDTIQTKPFPIRGERANFVNKPHVIAMVGLPARGKTYISKKLCRYLNWIGINTKVFNLGEYRRHATTAYQCHDFFRPDNIKAMAIRTQCAKDALNDVCQWLESGDGEVAVFDATNSTVERRQLIRDIVVCQMGFKLFFVESVCNDPEIVEQNIMEVKVSSPDYANMKKEDVLADFMLRIEHYQEKYQPLDEERESDLSFMKIYNTGEKVLVHKHEGHIQSRIVYYLMNIHIVPRTIYLTRHGESLMNIDGRIGGDSDLSERGHEYAKALAEYISNQNIQGLRVWTSWLKRTIQTAVDVKAPQERWKALNEIDAGICEEMSYEEIASKYPTDFAARDQNKFSYRYPRGESYEDLVARLEPVIMELERQGNVLVVCHQAVIRCLLAYFLDKNADQGLPISDELPYLEVPLHTIVKLTPVAYGCKMEKIHLPIDAVDTHRPKPKKVQV
- the Gas41 gene encoding YEATS domain-containing protein 4, which codes for MASTNEFGPDSGGRVKGVTIVKPIVYGNVARYFGKKREEDGHTHQWTVYVKPYHNEDMSTYVKKVHFKLHESYNNPNRIVTKPPYELTETGWGEFEIVIKIYFHDPNERPVTIYHILKLFQSTPEIQLGKKSLVSEFYEEIVFQDPTALMQHLLSSSRPITLGVWRHNTDFEALKESTMKDIMEARNKIRLEVIDLKEKLTLAKETIAKFKEEIAKISKAGGSLSVA
- the Pfrx gene encoding 6-phosphofructo-2-kinase/fructose-2,6-bisphosphatase 1 isoform X1; translated protein: MHANRSLSVTLPISRRHPPSRRDGSALHSMTDSQIEMHYTDYTPPTSDTIQTKPFPIRGERANFVNKPHVIAMVGLPARGKTYISKKLCRYLNWIGINTKVFNLGEYRRHATTAYQCHDFFRPDNIKAMAIRTQCAKDALNDVCQWLESGDGEVAVFDATNSTVERRQLIRDIVVCQMGFKLFFVESVCNDPEIVEQNIMEVKVSSPDYANMKKEDVLADFMLRIEHYQEKYQPLDEERESDLSFMKIYNTGEKVLVHKHEGHIQSRIVYYLMNIHIVPRTIYLTRHGESLMNIDGRIGGDSDLSERGHEYAKALAEYISNQNIQGLRVWTSWLKRTIQTAVDVKAPQERWKALNEIDAGICEEMSYEEIASKYPTDFAARDQNKFSYRYPRGESYEDLVARLEPVIMELERQGNVLVVCHQAVIRCLLAYFLDKNADQGLPISDELPYLEVPLHTIVKLTPVAYGCKMEKIHLPIDAVDTHRPKPKIPGYLDEQFRGKGKLLRT